Proteins encoded by one window of Streptomyces uncialis:
- a CDS encoding helix-turn-helix domain-containing protein, with amino-acid sequence MDAAQQEATARARELQRNWYGEPLGALFRRLIEDLGLNQARLAGVLGLSAPMLSQLMSGQRAKIGNPAVVQRVQLLQDLAAQVADGSVSAAEATERMDEIKKSQGGSVLSNTTQTTSSSGAPTVKRVVREIQSLLRSVAAAGDIIDAADSLAPTHPELAEFLRVYGAGRTADAVAHYQAHQS; translated from the coding sequence ATGGACGCCGCACAGCAGGAAGCTACTGCAAGAGCCAGGGAGCTTCAGCGGAACTGGTACGGGGAGCCGCTGGGGGCGCTCTTCCGTAGGCTCATCGAGGACCTCGGGCTGAACCAGGCCCGGCTCGCGGGGGTCCTCGGACTCTCCGCCCCGATGCTGTCCCAGCTGATGAGCGGCCAGCGCGCCAAGATCGGCAACCCCGCCGTCGTCCAGCGGGTCCAGCTGCTCCAGGATCTCGCCGCCCAGGTCGCCGACGGCAGCGTCAGCGCCGCCGAGGCCACCGAGCGCATGGACGAGATCAAGAAGTCACAGGGCGGTTCCGTCCTCAGCAACACGACCCAGACGACGAGCAGTTCAGGAGCCCCCACGGTCAAGCGGGTCGTCCGCGAGATCCAGTCGCTGCTGCGCTCGGTCGCCGCCGCCGGGGACATCATCGACGCCGCGGACTCCCTCGCCCCCACCCACCCCGAACTGGCAGAGTTCCTCCGCGTGTACGGAGCCGGGCGCACCGCCGACGCGGTCGCCCACTATCAGGCACACCAGAGCTGA
- the recF gene encoding DNA replication/repair protein RecF (All proteins in this family for which functions are known are DNA-binding proteins that assist the filamentation of RecA onto DNA for the initiation of recombination or recombinational repair.), with product MHVTHLSLADFRSYTGVEVPLDPGVTAFVGPNGQGKTNLVEAVGYLATLGSHRVSSDAPLVRMGAERAIVRANVRQGERQQLVELEINPGRANRARINRSSQVRPRDVLGIVRTVLFAPEDLALVKGDPGERRRFLDELITARSPRMAGVRSDYDRVLKQRNTLLKSAALARRHGGRTLDLSTLDVWDQHLARVGAELLAQRLDLIAALQPLADKAYEQLAPGGGPLALEYKPSAPGDGHTREEMYEQLMTALTGIRKQEIERGVTLAGPHRDDLVLRLGRLPAKGYASHGESWSYALALRLASYDLLRAEGNEPVLVLDDVFAELDTRRRERLAELVAPGEQVLVTAAVDDDVPDVLAGARYAVSEGVVERR from the coding sequence ATGCACGTCACGCATCTGTCGCTGGCCGACTTCCGCTCGTACACCGGGGTCGAGGTCCCGCTGGACCCCGGTGTCACCGCCTTCGTGGGACCCAACGGACAGGGCAAGACGAATCTGGTCGAGGCCGTCGGCTATCTCGCCACCCTCGGCAGCCACCGCGTCTCCTCGGACGCTCCGCTGGTCAGGATGGGCGCCGAGCGGGCGATCGTGCGGGCCAACGTCCGCCAGGGCGAGCGGCAGCAGCTCGTCGAGCTGGAGATCAACCCGGGCCGGGCCAACCGCGCCAGGATCAACCGGTCGTCGCAGGTCAGACCGCGTGATGTGCTCGGGATAGTGCGTACCGTCCTGTTCGCCCCCGAGGATCTGGCCCTGGTGAAGGGCGACCCCGGGGAGCGCCGCCGCTTCCTGGACGAACTGATCACCGCGCGCTCCCCCCGGATGGCCGGGGTCCGCTCCGACTACGACCGGGTCCTCAAGCAGCGCAACACCCTGCTGAAGTCCGCGGCGCTCGCCCGCCGCCACGGCGGCCGGACCCTGGACCTGTCGACCCTCGACGTCTGGGACCAGCACCTCGCCCGGGTCGGCGCCGAACTCCTCGCCCAGCGGCTGGATCTGATCGCCGCGCTCCAGCCGCTCGCCGACAAGGCGTACGAACAGCTCGCGCCCGGCGGCGGCCCGCTCGCCCTGGAGTACAAGCCGTCCGCGCCCGGCGACGGCCACACGCGCGAGGAGATGTACGAGCAGCTGATGACCGCGCTGACCGGGATCCGCAAGCAGGAGATCGAACGCGGGGTCACCCTCGCCGGGCCGCACCGCGACGATCTGGTGCTGAGGCTCGGCCGGCTGCCCGCCAAGGGCTACGCGAGCCACGGCGAGTCGTGGTCGTACGCGCTGGCGCTGCGGCTCGCCTCGTACGATCTGCTGCGGGCCGAGGGCAATGAGCCGGTGCTCGTGCTCGACGACGTCTTCGCGGAGCTGGACACCCGCCGCCGGGAGCGGCTGGCGGAGCTGGTGGCGCCGGGTGAGCAGGTCCTGGTGACGGCGGCCGTGGACGACGATGTGCCCGACGTGCTGGCCGGTGCGCGGTACGCGGTGTCCGAAGGTGTGGTGGAGCGACGGTGA
- the gyrB gene encoding DNA topoisomerase (ATP-hydrolyzing) subunit B yields MLCQKGRFVADSGNPNENIPSTGSGDSAAAAEAVPEAPAARESAHSVSSSYDASAITVLEGLDAVRKRPGMYIGSTGERGLHHLVSEVVDNSVDEALAGHADTIDVTILPDGGVRVIDNGRGIPVDIVPSENKPAIEVVLTVLHAGGKFGGGGYAVSGGLHGVGVSVVNALSTRVAVEVKRDGHHWTQDYKLGVPTAPLARGAATDETGTSVTFWADPDIFESTEYSFETLSRRFQEMAFLNKGLTIKLTDERDSAKATAGADTDQPSDDTDAHARTVSYHYEGGLVDFVKYLNSRKGEVVHETVIDIEAEDKDRLLSLEVAMQWNSGYTEGVYSFANTIHTHEGGTHEEGFRAALTALINRYARDKKLLREKDDNLTGDDIREGLTAIISVKLGEPQFEGQTKTKLGNTEAKTFVQKVVNQHLADWLDRNPNEAADIIRKSIQAAYARVAARKARDLTRRKGLLETASLPGKLSDCQSNDPTKCEIFIVEGDSAGGSAKSGRDPMYQAILPIRGKILNVEKARIDKILQNTEIQALISAFGTGVHEDFDIAKLRYHKIILMADADVDGQHINTLLLTFLFRFMRPLVEAGHVYLSRPPLYKIKWGRDDFEYAYADRERDALIELGRQNGKRIREDSIQRFKGLGEMNAEELRITTMDVEHRVLGQVTLDDAAQADDLFSVLMGEDVEARRQFIQRNAKDVRFLDI; encoded by the coding sequence GTGCTGTGCCAGAAAGGGCGCTTCGTGGCCGATTCCGGCAACCCCAACGAGAACATCCCTTCCACCGGCTCCGGCGATTCCGCCGCGGCCGCAGAGGCCGTACCGGAAGCACCCGCGGCCCGCGAGAGCGCGCACAGCGTGTCCTCGTCGTACGACGCGAGCGCGATCACCGTCCTCGAAGGACTGGACGCGGTCCGCAAGCGCCCTGGCATGTACATCGGCTCGACCGGTGAGCGCGGTCTGCACCACCTCGTGTCCGAGGTCGTCGACAACTCCGTGGACGAGGCGCTGGCCGGTCACGCGGACACCATCGACGTCACGATCCTGCCCGACGGCGGCGTCCGGGTCATCGACAACGGCCGCGGCATCCCGGTCGACATCGTGCCCTCGGAGAACAAGCCGGCCATCGAGGTCGTGCTGACCGTGCTCCACGCGGGCGGCAAGTTCGGAGGCGGCGGCTACGCGGTCTCCGGCGGTCTGCACGGTGTGGGTGTCTCCGTGGTGAACGCCCTGTCCACCCGGGTCGCCGTCGAGGTCAAGCGCGACGGCCACCACTGGACCCAGGACTACAAGCTGGGCGTCCCGACCGCCCCGCTGGCGCGCGGCGCGGCCACCGACGAGACGGGCACGTCCGTCACCTTCTGGGCCGACCCGGACATCTTCGAGTCCACGGAGTACTCCTTCGAGACGCTGTCGCGGCGTTTCCAGGAGATGGCGTTCCTCAACAAGGGTTTGACGATCAAACTCACGGACGAGCGCGACTCCGCGAAGGCCACGGCCGGTGCCGACACCGACCAGCCGAGCGACGACACCGATGCGCACGCGCGCACGGTCTCGTACCACTACGAGGGCGGCCTGGTCGACTTCGTGAAGTACCTCAACTCCCGCAAGGGCGAGGTGGTGCACGAGACCGTCATCGACATCGAGGCCGAGGACAAGGACAGGCTCCTGTCCCTTGAGGTCGCGATGCAGTGGAACAGCGGTTACACCGAGGGCGTCTACTCCTTCGCGAACACGATCCACACGCATGAGGGCGGTACCCACGAAGAGGGCTTCCGCGCCGCGCTGACCGCGCTGATCAACCGCTACGCGCGCGACAAGAAGCTGCTGCGCGAGAAGGACGACAACCTCACGGGCGACGACATCCGCGAGGGTCTGACGGCGATCATCTCGGTCAAGCTCGGTGAGCCGCAGTTCGAGGGCCAGACGAAGACCAAGCTGGGCAACACCGAGGCGAAGACCTTCGTCCAGAAGGTCGTCAACCAGCACCTCGCCGACTGGCTGGACCGCAACCCCAACGAGGCCGCGGACATCATCCGCAAGTCGATCCAGGCCGCCTACGCGCGCGTGGCGGCCCGTAAGGCGCGCGACCTGACCCGTCGCAAGGGCCTGCTGGAGACGGCGTCCCTGCCGGGCAAGCTGTCGGACTGCCAGTCGAACGACCCCACCAAGTGCGAGATCTTCATCGTCGAGGGCGACTCGGCCGGCGGCTCCGCCAAGTCCGGCCGTGACCCGATGTACCAGGCCATCCTGCCGATCCGCGGCAAGATCCTGAACGTCGAGAAGGCCCGGATCGACAAGATCCTCCAGAACACCGAGATCCAGGCGCTGATCAGTGCCTTCGGTACCGGTGTCCACGAGGACTTCGACATCGCGAAGCTGCGCTATCACAAGATCATCCTGATGGCGGACGCCGACGTCGACGGCCAGCACATCAACACCCTGCTGCTGACGTTCCTCTTCCGCTTCATGCGTCCGCTGGTCGAGGCCGGGCACGTCTACCTGTCGCGCCCCCCGCTGTACAAGATCAAGTGGGGCCGGGACGACTTCGAGTACGCCTACGCCGACCGTGAGCGCGACGCGCTGATCGAGCTGGGCCGCCAGAACGGCAAGCGCATCCGGGAGGACTCCATCCAGCGCTTCAAGGGCCTCGGCGAGATGAACGCCGAGGAGCTGCGCATCACCACCATGGACGTCGAGCACCGGGTGCTCGGCCAGGTCACCCTGGACGACGCCGCACAGGCCGACGACCTCTTCTCCGTCCTCATGGGTGAGGACGTCGAGGCCCGCCGCCAGTTCATCCAGCGCAACGCCAAGGACGTCCGCTTCCTCGACATCTGA
- a CDS encoding DUF721 domain-containing protein — protein MDPAGGTAAPSGVDLARVALRAAKEQARARGDAAAQKKQARRGGLRSGARADGRDPMALGAAINRLITERGWETPAAVGGVMGRWPQIVGDDLANHCVPQRYDEDERVLSVQCDSTAWATQLRLLAPQLVARLNEDLGHGTVKLIKVHGPTGPARRFGPLRAPGSTGPGDTYG, from the coding sequence GTGGACCCGGCCGGTGGGACGGCCGCCCCGAGCGGTGTCGATCTCGCGCGGGTCGCGCTGCGGGCGGCGAAGGAGCAGGCACGCGCGCGTGGAGACGCGGCGGCCCAGAAGAAGCAGGCGCGCCGCGGCGGGCTGCGCTCCGGTGCCCGCGCGGACGGGCGCGACCCGATGGCGCTCGGCGCCGCCATCAACCGGCTGATCACCGAGCGCGGCTGGGAGACCCCGGCGGCGGTCGGCGGGGTCATGGGCCGCTGGCCGCAGATCGTCGGTGACGATCTGGCCAATCATTGTGTGCCCCAGCGTTACGACGAGGACGAGCGCGTCCTGAGCGTGCAGTGCGACTCGACGGCGTGGGCGACCCAGCTGAGGCTGCTCGCCCCGCAGCTGGTGGCCCGGCTGAACGAGGACCTGGGTCATGGCACCGTGAAGCTGATCAAGGTGCACGGCCCCACAGGTCCCGCCCGTCGCTTCGGCCCCTTGCGTGCCCCCGGCAGCACCGGACCCGGCGACACCTACGGCTGA
- a CDS encoding DLW-39 family protein: protein MKKLLLVALAAIGGLLVYRQIQADRAEQDLWTEATDSVPTGS from the coding sequence GTGAAGAAGCTTCTCCTGGTCGCACTGGCCGCTATCGGCGGGCTCCTCGTGTACCGCCAGATCCAGGCGGATCGCGCCGAGCAGGACCTGTGGACGGAGGCGACCGACTCCGTGCCCACGGGTTCGTGA
- a CDS encoding fasciclin domain-containing protein yields MNASTLRFRRAALAVVAAAVLPVTLTACSDSGDGDKADSAKSSPSTPAEAPETPADDASEGMTSDKPFGTACASVPENGAGSFNGMAKDPVATAASNNPALSTLVTAVKKAGLVDTLNTAQDITVFAPTNDAFAKIPKADLDKLLADKAQLTKVLTYHVVGERLAPQKLENGSYATLAKSKLTTAGSGESYKVNDASNVVCGNVQTSNATVHIVDSVLMPAQ; encoded by the coding sequence ATGAACGCCAGCACCCTCCGTTTCCGCCGTGCCGCGCTCGCCGTGGTCGCCGCCGCCGTTCTCCCGGTGACGCTGACCGCCTGTTCGGACAGCGGTGACGGCGACAAGGCGGACAGCGCCAAGTCGTCGCCGAGCACCCCCGCCGAGGCGCCGGAGACCCCGGCCGACGATGCCTCCGAGGGGATGACCTCGGACAAGCCGTTCGGCACGGCCTGTGCGTCGGTCCCCGAGAACGGTGCCGGTTCGTTCAACGGCATGGCCAAGGACCCGGTCGCCACCGCGGCCTCCAACAACCCGGCGCTGTCCACGCTGGTGACGGCGGTGAAGAAGGCCGGACTGGTCGACACCCTCAACACCGCGCAGGACATCACCGTGTTCGCCCCGACGAACGACGCCTTCGCGAAGATCCCCAAGGCCGACCTGGACAAGCTCCTCGCCGACAAGGCCCAGCTCACCAAGGTCCTCACGTACCACGTGGTCGGTGAGCGCCTGGCGCCGCAGAAGCTGGAGAACGGTTCCTACGCGACGCTCGCGAAGAGCAAGCTGACGACGGCGGGTTCGGGGGAGTCGTACAAGGTCAACGACGCGTCGAACGTCGTCTGCGGCAACGTCCAGACCTCCAACGCGACGGTCCACATCGTCGACAGCGTGCTGATGCCCGCGCAGTAG
- a CDS encoding DUF3566 domain-containing protein, whose product MSGATGAGSSGAAGRQGRAGTEDRSGPAAPAEARAAGQDGARGSASVSPASDESHVSQGGTVTDTRGPRTQSYDGYAGQAPEGRAGAPSGAQEGALPGERPQQPGGQPYHPPQAYQTAPSGAVRRPRTGARTTPRTRKARLRVAKADPWSVMKVSFLLSIALGICTIIAAAVLWMVMDAMGVFSTVGGTISEATGSNESNGFDLQSFLSLPRVLMFTSIIAVIDVVLATALATLGAFIYNLSAGFVGGVELTLAEDE is encoded by the coding sequence GTGAGCGGAGCCACGGGCGCCGGATCTTCCGGTGCCGCGGGTCGGCAGGGCCGGGCCGGAACCGAGGACCGGTCCGGCCCGGCCGCCCCCGCGGAGGCACGCGCCGCCGGCCAGGACGGCGCCCGCGGTTCCGCTTCGGTCTCACCCGCCTCCGATGAATCCCACGTATCCCAGGGGGGAACTGTGACGGACACCAGAGGTCCGCGGACCCAGAGCTACGACGGGTACGCGGGCCAGGCCCCGGAGGGCCGTGCCGGCGCCCCCTCAGGGGCCCAGGAGGGCGCTCTGCCGGGCGAACGGCCCCAGCAGCCCGGTGGTCAGCCCTACCACCCGCCGCAGGCGTACCAGACGGCCCCCTCGGGCGCCGTCCGCCGGCCGCGGACCGGGGCACGGACCACGCCCCGTACCCGCAAGGCGCGGCTGCGGGTCGCCAAGGCCGACCCGTGGTCGGTGATGAAGGTCAGTTTCCTGCTCTCCATCGCCCTCGGGATCTGCACGATCATCGCGGCCGCCGTGCTGTGGATGGTCATGGACGCGATGGGCGTCTTCTCGACGGTCGGCGGCACGATCTCGGAGGCCACCGGCTCCAACGAGTCGAACGGCTTCGACCTCCAGTCGTTCCTGTCGCTGCCCCGCGTCCTGATGTTCACCAGCATCATCGCGGTCATCGACGTGGTCCTCGCGACCGCGCTGGCCACCCTCGGCGCCTTCATCTACAACCTGTCGGCGGGATTCGTGGGCGGCGTGGAGCTGACCCTGGCGGAGGACGAGTAG
- the gnd gene encoding phosphogluconate dehydrogenase (NAD(+)-dependent, decarboxylating), which translates to MELGLVGLGKMGGNMRERIRRAGHTVIGYDRNPDLADVHSLEELVGKLKGPRVVWVMVPAGAATQATIDELAALLEPGDVVVDGGNSRWTDDERHAVELGLKGIGFVDCGVSGGVWGLENGYALMYGGDPENVAKVQPVFDALKPPGEFGSVHAGKVGAGHFAKMVHNGIEYAMMQAYAEGWELLESVQSVTDVREVFRSWQEGTVIRSWLLDLAVNALDEDEHLEQLRGYAQDSGEGRWTVEAAIDNSVPLPAITASLFARFASRQEDSPQMKMIAALRNQFGGHAVEKA; encoded by the coding sequence ATGGAGCTCGGTCTCGTCGGCCTCGGCAAGATGGGCGGCAACATGCGCGAGCGCATCCGCCGCGCAGGCCACACCGTGATCGGATACGACCGCAACCCGGACCTCGCGGATGTCCACAGCCTTGAGGAGCTCGTGGGCAAGCTCAAGGGCCCCCGCGTGGTGTGGGTGATGGTCCCGGCGGGTGCCGCCACCCAGGCCACGATCGATGAGCTGGCCGCGCTCCTGGAGCCGGGCGACGTCGTCGTCGACGGCGGCAACTCCCGCTGGACCGACGACGAGCGGCACGCCGTGGAGCTGGGCCTCAAGGGCATCGGCTTCGTGGACTGCGGTGTCTCCGGCGGTGTCTGGGGCCTGGAGAACGGCTACGCGCTGATGTACGGCGGCGACCCGGAGAACGTCGCCAAGGTGCAGCCCGTCTTCGACGCGCTGAAGCCGCCGGGCGAGTTCGGCTCGGTCCACGCGGGCAAGGTCGGCGCCGGTCACTTCGCGAAGATGGTCCACAACGGCATCGAGTACGCCATGATGCAGGCGTACGCCGAGGGCTGGGAGCTGCTGGAGTCCGTACAGTCGGTCACCGATGTGCGCGAGGTCTTCCGCTCCTGGCAGGAAGGCACCGTCATCCGTTCCTGGCTGCTCGACCTCGCGGTCAACGCGCTGGACGAGGACGAGCATCTGGAGCAGCTCAGGGGCTACGCGCAGGACTCCGGCGAGGGCCGGTGGACGGTCGAGGCCGCCATCGACAACTCGGTCCCGCTGCCCGCCATCACGGCGTCGCTGTTCGCCCGCTTCGCCTCCCGGCAGGAGGATTCCCCGCAGATGAAGATGATCGCGGCACTGCGCAACCAGTTCGGCGGCCACGCCGTCGAGAAGGCCTGA
- the gyrA gene encoding DNA gyrase subunit A, with product MTDQNPTGTTEDQGPVMRIEPVGLETEMQRSYLDYAMSVIVSRALPDVRDGLKPVHRRVLYAMYDGGYRPEKGFYKCARVVGDVMGNYHPHGDSSIYDALVRLAQHWSMRMPLVDSNGNFGSPGNDPAAAMRYTECKMAPLSMEMVRDIDEDTVDFTDNYDGRSQEPTVLPARFPNLLINGAAGIAVGMATNIPPHNLREVAAGAQWYLDHPDAGHEELLDALMERIKGPDFPTGALVVGRKGIEEAYRTGRGSITMRAVVEVEEIQNRQCLVVTELPYQVNPDNLAQKIADLVKDGRVGGIADVRDETSSRTGQRLVIVLKRDAVAKVVLNNLYKHTELQTNFGANMLALVDGVPRTLSLDAFIRHWVAHQVEVIVRRTKFRLRKAEERAHILRGLLKALDAIDEVIALIRRSDTVDIARTGLMDLLQIDEIQSNAILEMQLRRLAALERQKIIQEHDELQAKITEYNAILASPVRQRGIISEELAAIVEKFADDRRSQLVPFDGDMSIEDLIAEEDIVVTISRGGYVKRTKTDDYRSQKRGGKGVRGTKLKEDDIVDHFFVSTTHHWLLFFTNKGRVYRAKAYELPDAGRDARGQHVANLLAFQPDEAIAEILAVRDYEAAPYLVLATKGGLVKKTSLKDYDSPRSGGVIAINLRETEDGSDDELIGAELVSAEDDLLLISRKAQSIRFTATDDALRPMGRATSGVKGMSFREGDQLLSMNVVRPGTFVFTATDGGYAKRTPVDEYRVQGRGGLGIKAAKIVEDRGSLVGALVVEETDEILAITLGGGVIRTRVNEVRETGRDTMGVQLINLGKRDAVVGIARNAEAGREAEEVDGGTAADTDADPATGTATAPDQGTDEGARPPAE from the coding sequence ATGACCGACCAGAACCCCACAGGCACGACCGAGGACCAGGGCCCCGTCATGCGGATCGAGCCCGTCGGGCTCGAAACCGAGATGCAGCGCTCGTACCTCGACTACGCGATGTCCGTCATCGTGTCCCGCGCCCTGCCCGACGTACGCGACGGCCTCAAGCCCGTCCACCGCCGGGTGCTGTACGCGATGTACGACGGCGGCTACCGGCCCGAGAAGGGTTTCTACAAGTGTGCCCGCGTCGTCGGCGACGTCATGGGCAACTACCACCCGCACGGCGACTCCTCGATCTACGACGCGCTGGTCCGTCTGGCGCAGCACTGGTCGATGCGGATGCCGCTGGTGGACTCCAACGGCAACTTCGGCTCCCCGGGCAACGACCCGGCCGCCGCCATGCGCTACACCGAGTGCAAGATGGCGCCGCTGTCCATGGAGATGGTCCGGGACATCGACGAGGACACCGTCGACTTCACGGACAACTACGACGGCCGCTCCCAGGAGCCGACCGTCCTGCCGGCCCGCTTCCCGAACCTGCTGATCAACGGCGCCGCCGGGATCGCGGTCGGCATGGCCACCAACATCCCGCCGCACAACCTCCGCGAGGTCGCCGCCGGTGCCCAGTGGTACCTGGACCACCCGGACGCCGGCCATGAGGAGCTCCTCGACGCGCTGATGGAGCGCATCAAGGGCCCCGACTTCCCGACCGGCGCCCTCGTCGTCGGCCGCAAGGGCATCGAGGAGGCGTACCGCACCGGTCGCGGCTCCATCACCATGCGCGCGGTCGTCGAGGTCGAGGAGATCCAGAACCGCCAGTGCCTGGTGGTCACGGAGCTTCCGTACCAGGTCAACCCGGACAACCTCGCGCAGAAGATCGCCGACCTCGTCAAGGACGGCAGGGTCGGCGGGATCGCCGACGTCCGCGACGAGACCAGCTCCCGCACCGGGCAGCGCCTGGTCATCGTCCTCAAGCGGGACGCGGTCGCCAAGGTCGTCCTCAACAACCTCTACAAGCACACCGAGCTCCAGACCAACTTCGGCGCCAACATGCTGGCCCTGGTCGACGGGGTGCCGCGCACCCTGTCCCTCGACGCGTTCATCCGTCACTGGGTGGCCCACCAGGTCGAGGTCATCGTCCGCCGGACGAAGTTCCGGCTGCGCAAGGCCGAGGAGCGCGCGCACATCCTGCGCGGTCTGCTGAAGGCCCTGGACGCGATCGACGAGGTCATCGCCCTCATCCGGCGCAGCGACACCGTCGACATCGCGCGCACCGGCCTGATGGACCTGCTCCAGATCGACGAGATCCAGTCGAACGCCATCCTGGAGATGCAGCTCCGCCGCCTCGCCGCGCTGGAGCGCCAGAAGATCATCCAGGAGCACGACGAGCTCCAGGCGAAGATCACCGAGTACAACGCGATCCTCGCCTCGCCCGTCCGCCAGCGCGGCATTATCAGCGAGGAGCTGGCCGCGATCGTCGAGAAGTTCGCCGACGACCGCCGCTCCCAGCTCGTGCCCTTCGACGGTGACATGTCCATCGAGGACCTGATCGCCGAGGAGGACATCGTCGTCACGATCTCGCGCGGCGGTTACGTCAAGCGGACCAAGACGGACGACTACCGCTCGCAGAAGCGCGGCGGCAAGGGCGTACGCGGCACGAAGCTCAAGGAAGACGACATCGTCGACCACTTCTTCGTGTCCACCACCCACCACTGGCTGCTGTTCTTCACCAACAAGGGCCGCGTCTACCGCGCCAAGGCGTACGAGCTCCCCGACGCCGGACGCGACGCGCGCGGGCAGCACGTCGCCAACCTGCTGGCCTTCCAGCCGGACGAGGCGATCGCCGAGATCCTCGCCGTCCGCGACTACGAGGCCGCGCCCTACCTGGTCCTCGCGACCAAGGGCGGCCTGGTCAAGAAGACCTCGCTCAAGGACTACGACTCGCCCCGCTCCGGCGGTGTCATCGCGATCAACCTCCGGGAGACCGAGGACGGTTCCGACGACGAGCTGATCGGCGCGGAACTGGTGTCCGCCGAGGACGACCTCCTGCTGATCAGCCGTAAGGCGCAGTCGATCCGCTTCACCGCCACGGACGACGCGCTGCGCCCGATGGGCCGCGCCACCTCCGGTGTGAAGGGGATGAGTTTCCGCGAGGGGGACCAGCTCCTCTCGATGAATGTCGTCCGGCCCGGTACGTTCGTCTTCACCGCAACCGACGGCGGGTACGCCAAGCGCACCCCGGTCGACGAGTACCGCGTCCAGGGCCGCGGCGGCCTCGGTATCAAGGCCGCCAAGATCGTGGAGGACCGCGGTTCGCTGGTCGGCGCGCTGGTGGTGGAGGAGACGGACGAGATCCTCGCCATCACGCTCGGCGGCGGTGTGATTCGCACGCGAGTCAACGAGGTCAGGGAGACGGGCCGTGACACCATGGGCGTCCAACTGATCAACCTGGGCAAGCGCGATGCCGTGGTCGGTATCGCACGCAACGCCGAGGCCGGTCGGGAGGCCGAGGAGGTCGACGGTGGGACCGCCGCCGACACCGACGCCGATCCGGCCACCGGGACGGCCACCGCCCCGGACCAGGGCACGGACGAGGGCGCGCGGCCCCCGGCCGAGTAG
- a CDS encoding DUF6344 domain-containing protein, with translation MSRDKVMALWTALISAIVAVLATLGLSSPAVAAPVQQTGEARNSAPAAREASKPAATAPARYDRSLPPTMKQRIRAEAHGSSPSCRSCAAPYDFDAALAEVVNAALDPDGGSTAVPAPAPAPHTPPTAQGTPSGVTATAHQRAVSDHGPKQHGSKQHGPEQHGSKSHGPKSQSPATHRPTSHRPAASHGPATHRPASHRPTSDGPTSHRPNPHGPASHQPASRAGSAQHPVSHENGHDTAQHAHVPAPR, from the coding sequence ATGTCCAGGGACAAGGTCATGGCGCTGTGGACAGCGCTCATCTCCGCGATCGTCGCGGTACTCGCCACACTGGGGCTCTCCTCCCCGGCCGTCGCCGCCCCGGTACAGCAGACCGGTGAGGCCCGCAACAGCGCTCCGGCGGCCAGGGAGGCGAGCAAGCCGGCGGCCACGGCACCGGCCCGGTACGACCGCTCCTTGCCGCCCACGATGAAGCAACGCATCCGTGCGGAGGCACACGGCTCCTCGCCGAGTTGCCGCTCCTGCGCCGCCCCGTACGACTTCGACGCGGCACTGGCCGAGGTCGTGAACGCCGCGCTCGATCCCGACGGCGGCAGCACGGCGGTTCCGGCACCGGCCCCCGCCCCGCACACCCCGCCCACGGCACAGGGGACCCCGTCCGGCGTCACGGCGACCGCCCACCAGCGAGCCGTCTCGGACCACGGCCCCAAGCAGCACGGCTCCAAGCAGCACGGCCCTGAGCAGCACGGCTCCAAGTCGCACGGCCCCAAGTCGCAATCCCCCGCGACCCACCGGCCCACGTCGCACCGGCCCGCCGCCTCGCACGGCCCCGCGACCCACCGTCCCGCCTCACACCGGCCCACCTCGGACGGACCCACTTCGCACCGGCCCAACCCGCACGGGCCTGCCTCGCACCAGCCCGCTTCGCGCGCCGGAAGCGCACAGCACCCCGTTTCGCACGAGAACGGTCATGACACCGCGCAGCACGCGCATGTCCCGGCACCCCGCTGA